GgtaacagggctttttctatagtacccacgggtccgactttcggacccattcccaaagcaaaatataagatatttttcccaatctttagaaaaaaatcccaatcaaaagtaaaaaaaaaaaaaaaaatgtttttttgttgtttttttagaaagttttttttcatgtaCTGGTTCATTaacaacatcctaataaattgtGTGATgtagtttttttgataattgaactcggaaatcattgattttcatcacattcagatatctgtatgaaatattaccTGTCATGATTGATTTATTGCAGTAGATATTTACaaccaaggattgatatttcagccattttggttctataaagggaaataaactaatataaaatcttttcctaattcgcaggagactagacagttttttcttttaactgtaaaatttcccaatttcggcattttcacgacgcaaaatttcccaaaatgtctagggtctttttcccaaattgggcagaaaaagccctggtataactgtgagttatgtgacgtcacacagtgtgactggTTGATCTTCAGCCTATAAAAGGTGTTAATTCATAATGCCTGTGTAAATCGGTAAACTCGTGTTtgttgggattttaattaacttgatgaaggatttacacttataggcgttaataaataactattgaaaactacagataaattaataagtagTAAAACgcaaaacatgaagaaaaaaggcaggttttatttttatttcggacatagataaaatgtaaaatgtaaaaatggtaattttctatgaattcagacagcgatttttttttatttattttaaggtgtctGAACTCAAGGTGAATTACAgtacaaataccgaacacttatCACTTTTCAACACCATTCAaaaagttttattgttttaatttcgaCAAAAGGATGAAGAAACAGATTAGtgctttaagtttaaattgGATTAAAGACACATTGAACACAAAATAGCATAATAAAGTTGATTGGTATAACCTGCCAAAAGTCAACCTtgcaaaaaatacatgtacatggatCTTAATTACACACTTAACTGCCAAGTTACATATTGTCATGTACAAAACGTGTATCACCACAGTATACATTCACTTCTTATAATactttgatacattttttttttcgaaggCAAAGGTatccaaatatatgttttatttaagcgCAGTAGTGGATTAGAAGGAATCGACAATGGTTAAATAAGGGGCAGAATGGACCAAAATATGTGCAAGCAAACTGCTTATAGCATCGCtccaaaatgatattataagttaGGGGGCTAGAAGGTGACCAAATATGAGATATATGgggcgcaaaaaaaaacatgtttgagtTCGACCTTTGCTCACACTTGATGCCCCATATAGACCCTCATTaataaatttgtggaaaatgtttcttttattcatcagaataaaaaaaagacGCCATTCTggtatgatataaatattagtgACTCGGGTAGGAAAAATATGGGTTCACCGtggtgaccagtcctggaccaatggtgGTGTGTCATTCATGTTCGaggcatgatatatatattgttatccTATCATCTACATCTATTTTAAAGTCATAACAAAAACCCCGGTAGATATTGTGTATTGCTGCAATTACCGGAATGATTCATTTAAGAGTATCACGCAGAGTGTAATACAAACATCATATATTTGCGAACATTACACTAGTGTGACATAACTTGATCTCATTTCACCCCACTAATTTGgcatgaatttattttatttaccaaaaaatgaataaaatctcGTCAAATTTGTCATGtgatcaaaaaataaatttattattgttacctcgatatacaacatacatgttaTGAAACTTGTTACGGGAAAAGTTAAATAGCCCAACAAAAGCTTGCATGATAACTGTTCCTAGTCTTGTTCTATAATTTTTTGGCAACTCATATGCAATCCTATGTTACTAGAACTAGATTTCCAGAAGAGTGTTTTTACAGGGCATTTGCTGTTTATACACATTTGCTATATAGCTGGtgacatcattttgacatgaaTTTTTGTCTTCTTGTGTTTCAGatattcaaatttaagaaatgtgGTAAAATGGAGAAGTATTTCCTTACTCTGCTTGTGACATTGGAGCAGGAGACGGCTATCAgagatttgttttcaaaccatAAATGGGAGTTAATCTTCTCAGGTATGATTTGGTTGGGcaccatatatttttatatgtatattttgactttttatttgaaatgatgatcgtatttaaaatcaatacaaacacatcaaGTTGAAGCTTTATCACtcaaagtttgtttgtttatggaGTGCCCATCAATGTAACAGTTGGACATTGACATTGGACCTACTGAcccaaaatcaataagggtcataaTGCTGAATGTGACCaatgtgtataccaagtttgatgactctacaacaattgttttaaagatgcacacttatttaaaatcaatacatacacaattacacatgtataacatacaaaTTTTTAGCGATAAACCTATAACTGCTTATTAAATTAACgaattaatgtatttatgaaaaatattaattactgataacaagattgtaacagccgtgtttttaatagctgaaaatggacaaatattaaatgactggttggtcctaaaagatttatagtgatcaactatcatctcataaggtagaaataccttattttctgtacttttattttaaattcaacacggtatccttcacaTAAGTTggattgttttttgtatttatcttcctttcggtaaattaaaacaattgtattaattgtgatgcatcttatttgggagtaagagtgcatctttaaatgataaaatgaggTTTTATTGAAGATTAAAATTGTTATGATAGACTTCTAACCATAAGTGggtgtttattttttcaggaATCGtatttagtgtgtgtgtgtgtgtggggggggggggggtatgctccatacatgtacatgtgttgaTCTTATACATCTAAGAACAAAATTACTACATTagactttttttacattttgatctaaaggtttaaaattattataattttctaTTTCTGCCACTGTAGATGCGGAAAAATGTTGGCAAAGACTTCAGGGTTGGGAAGAGAACTCTCAATCATACCCAGCAGCTCCTGTTGGTGTTACCTCCCCTGGAGAACTAGCCAGTGTTGCAGGTTAGTCttgttgcaaaaaaatatttgaaaaaaatattgtcaaagtcttgatattgtcatttggaaattgcattaaaagaaaacttaatTTTCGTTGATTATGAAAGAactgttaaagtgacactcttattcaaaatcattacaagtcatttacatgtaatgtataacaaacacaaaatttGTGCGATAAACCTTAacctacttactaaataatgcatatatgaaaaatattattaattgataacaagattgtaaccatgtatttaacagctgaaaatgcaaaaatattaaatgattggtgagtgctaaaacaTTTACTGTGGCCTACTACAGTCTCTCAAGGTAGAaaaactgtgttttctgcaccttttttttcacccccccccccccccccccccccagtatccttcataaaaaccattgtttcgACCTTGATTCaccctttttggtatattaaaacatttgtggAAATTctgatttgggagtaagagtgcatctttaaaggtattaatttaaaatttacaactTTGAGCAGTTAAAGACAATGAGTTCACAAATGTGAGTTGTTTTCCAGCTTTCTTATGGAAGAGGAAACTACTCAAgattaataaagaaaaatacagCTTTTCTCGCTGATTTTGGAATTGCCATGCCAATTTACTTTGAAACAGGGGAAACTCGAGTACCCGGGAAAACCCACTCGTCTGGCTTGGTGACagctaaccaaactcacatgcttCCAGACTGGGAATTGAACCTGGGTCGCCTTGGTAAGAAGCAAGTGGGCTTATGATTGCACTTACCGGACAACCTAAACTCATTTGCATTTGGTATATCAGGTATTACCAGTAtgacataaattatataaactcTTTTCAGTGCATTTGATGTTGATGTAATATAGAATACaattgtgattatcatgaaTGTGATTTAACAGTGGATTCTAGCCGGTCTTATGGCTCCGGggaccaaaaaaataaaaataataataatttaaaaaaatgtaaacaggTTGCTTTTTGgttgttactttatttgtttttagtatGCACACTTAAGTTTGCTTCAAATGTGAGGTCAGGAAAGCTCTCAAATGGGCTTCTAAAAGCTGGTTTTTCTTTTGCGGCATGGTCACAGCTTCATCTCCCATCGAGGCACTAAAGTGCCAAAGCCCATCGCCAAAATGTTTCAGCCCTTTTGCAGCTAGGTCAATTACATCCCTGATTATTAATACTGTGACTGTCAAACTGCATTGGCTTAAACTCCCAGGGACGTGCGAAAATACCTCTTGCCTCgatgagttcgagccaagcgggaatgcttacagtATATAGAAATAGGTCCTtgacatccagttcgagccaatggggaaATCGAGCAAAGTGATTTCAAGCCAACAGGGTCGACTGAACAACAATTCAAGTCACTGCATTATTATTTTGCTTACATGAgtattttacattgaaacataacgtattatgatatatttcagaaaatgaaGAAAAGGTCTACCATACACTTGAACAAGCATACTTGGGATCTGGAACATCGCCGGAACAAACAAATGTAGCAGAGGATGACTGTAACAGTGGTGAGATTTCTGCCGTCAAAACCATGACACCCTTACAGATAGACACATGCTTGTCGACATTGGAACACAATACTGAGAACTATGATAAGAAGACTCCTAACTACAATATGGACACTGACACAGACGTCAATGATGACATGTCAGACCAAAGTTTCAAGAGGGCAGCTTCAAAAATAAGGTTAAAGACCTTTAAGTTTTCAAAGAATGGCAAAAAGGCTGGGGTAAAATTGAAAAAGATTAAGAATAGTAGGAAACTTAAAAGAGAAAATGGAATGAAATATTCCTGTCTTGATTGTAGTAGAAATTTTACATCCAAGGGCCATCTTGCAACACATAAAGCAATAAACAATGGACTTTGTTACTTTCGGTGTCAGTATTGTGAAAAAATCTTCTACCGAAAGTATAACTACCAGTGTCATGTTCGCACCCATACACATGAACGTCCGTACATTTGTGAACATTGCGGTAGAGGTTATGTCACTGCTCACAAGTTGAACTTACACAAGAGAGTGCATACCGGCTACAAGCCGTGTGTATGTGAACAGTGTGGAAGGGCGTTCCATAACCTCAGCGCCCTCGCCAAGCACAGAGAGTACCACCACACCTGGAAGGAACAAAATCTCAAGTTTACCTGCGATATATGCAACACAAACTTCAGCAGCGatgcttatttaaaatatcataagaaAGTCACGCATTGCCTCACACGAGAATTCCAGTGTAGCGAATGCGAAAAATTCTTTAAAGCCGAGGAACATTTAAAATACCACATTAAGTTTACCCATGCTGTGAAAGCTGTGTTTCGGTGTAACTTCTGTGACAAAACCTTTAAATCACCGTCATCGCTAAGAAAACATGTCGAGCGACACAACACAACCAGGGAGAAAAAGTTTCAATGCACGCACTGTGATAAATGCTTCTACGAGAAGTACAAGCTGGAACAGCACGAGAACATTCACCTAGGCAGAAAACCCTTCCAGTGTGACATGTGTGAATATAGCTGTGCATTTTCTGGTAATCTCTCCAAACATAAGAAAATACACCTTAAAAGTAATCCATAGggtttttatatatacatgaaattgggctttttattatatacaaatgcAGAAATAAGGTCAGCCATCCATCAAAAAGATATGTTAGTGgattttagatattaacatcAAGATCAATTATGTGTATCAATATGgaatacaattttgaatatcACCATAATGATGCCACTATTTTGATAagatatattaaagggaggtaataacagCAACCTtagaccattttttttaaagctaaaTATTCCTTATACATGAATTCCATTGGGAGCAGATAATTGAGACCTTTACAAGACATTTTTTAACTATCGATATGAATAAACAAGTTATGGCAttttaaagttgacaatatCTGGCGGCTTTTATGAATTTTTGCCCTGATGAAATCTTTCAGAATGATTCGCTTACTCCGAACtcatttttcaccattttttcATAACTTTTGTTGAAGCAAAGTTATATTGATGAAACATGGCAGtcttgtgtatttttttcttgtctttCCATTTATTCTACTTTACAAactcatttgttttttaagaaaaggctttgtattgaaactaaaaaaaaacgtctgctaaaacaataaaaaagaatattatattttattagtgCAATCAAATAGGTAGTAAAACTGGCAcacacataattattataaatcgactggaatattgaaaaaaatatttttcattgataacattacttcaataacattaaaacaaataattgtaataCTTATACtaatatatcattatcaatgatattcacattatatttaaataaaatagcacTAAATCACAGAAATCAATTTGTCGTCACCATCTCTGGCAATAAGATAcaagttacaataaaaaaagCACATACTAGTGTCACATGACATTCGACTTAAAACCCCCAACTATATTCTTGATATTTAAGATCAACTGCACAGAAGTTAGGAAAAAACCACTGTCTTCCAGAGTTTTTAGCCTCTGGTACAAGTCAACAACACAAGATAAATtctttgtttactttttgtgtgTCTTTTTAAGATGGCCACATGAACATACTAGCAGTACGACATGGTGCCATAATGTTTACTACAGCTGTAGTTCCAGTAACCTCTTTGACACATGCTGGGTACCAGGCATCTTGATATGCGATGGCAACATAGTCATTCTTATGAAAAGACTGAACTGTAGTGTCAAGATTGCCTCAGATTCTGCTTTGTCAGGTTTCTAGTCAGTTGTCTTACTGAACTTCTTCCTCTTGTTCTTCGGTTCAACTTGCATAGTGTTAAAGGTTCACGTTTTAACAGCCTCTCCCTAGCCATGTGTGCCTACCGCAAGTCACtaccttttataaatatgtccTTTTCATTCTCAGGTTTTTCAACTAACTAACTACTATTTCAATCATCAACAGAGGTTTTCAATTAgaaagtataaataaatgttgatgacaGCAGTTCCGTCTAAAAATATGAGacaaaatgatttaatgatGCTTGAATTAAATATGCTGCATATTAATGTATCCCTTTCTGTTATTGACTGTATCTATTTGATTCATAGTATGTTGCTTATAGGTGAACTTATGTAGATAAGTTTTATATCTCTGAAAAGCTTAATTCTTACTCTTTAACTTTCACGCAATGTATTATaagataaataaacaattagcTACTGCACATTTATCGCTATCCCTGATAAAATCTGGTTTACACACACAAGCTATTAGAAGTTCTACAGCAGTGAGGGGGCTTATCAGTGATTAGTTCTATGGCAGGTTGGGTAAAGAAGTGTTACATATGAAAGTCATGAGCACTGTTTTCTTTTAGTTGAGAGAATGTCAAGTCCTGTTCAGGTAAAGCTACCCATCGCAGACACAGGAACTGCACTCTTCATGTGTGTCATAATTGCAGCACCGTCATTTGTGGGTATGTCGGAAAATAGTTTCTTTAGATTGTCCTGAAAGATTCTTATTTCATTGAAGTTGTTATTTCCTCGTGCGATGTAAAGTAGGGCAGAGGACTAATGAGCTTCTGTAGAGGGCTTGTTGTGGCAGGTTGGGCAAGTCCCATCGTCCAGGATCTTCTTGTTTCTTCAAACTGGTATAAGAGAATATGATTAGGAAATTATGAAACATAAGTTTCAGGCAAAAAGAAGGTAAATTTGgcatcattttttattatttttaaaaatgtggtgtgattttttttaaatgtgacaaCAGTCtgtgttaaaactgtttttggatTTATATCTATtaagtattcaatatttttgatGGAGCATTTTTTGGcttcaaaataaaagattttgTCGTGCGtgcaacaaatatattaaagtttgtgcaccttattgattttttttcttgtgcaaagaaattttattttattttatttgctatgGCGATCCAGTGTCTGGAAGAATTTGATTTCAGGGAAATCAATCAAAGATAGTAAATATTGAAACGGTTTCAATTCTGTAAAAGGAACTTACTTAGCTTGTCACATGCCTGGTACGAGTACGCACTCTGGGCTGCAATGACAGTGATTTCCTCAACGGTTGTTTCATCTGCGTTAAAGTCAGCATCATCAGTAGATGGTATTGTTGTCACGTCAATGGGGATATGTTCCTGGGGGAGGAACTGTAAAAGAATAGAGTTTCATTATGTAACATGATAagtcttaaaaataataatagtttccTGTGCcatgatcatttattattttttaaggtATCTGACACCCAACAGAGCTAACTTTCTGGAAATGCCATAGATcgtaattttaaaatttgttgagaggtgatgttatatatatataattttgatttgtGTTGAAGGTACAGCTTGCTGATTACAAATATGTAGCGTAATCAAGTTTTTGTTCCAAGTTATAacagtttgtatttttgctctttatttagctaaaatataggatgtcaaaaataaatatttttaatactttgattatcatttatcatatatattctTTCAAGTCAGCAATATAATTTACCGCACTGAAGTAGGAAGTTTCGAATGGGCTAGTACAATCCATTTTCAGTCTGACAAGCATTTTCCATGAAGACTGTCTCCTGGAAATGTCAATAGGGAACCACTTGTATATTCTTGTTCTGGCTCAGATTTTGCTTTGTCAGATTTCTGGTCAGTTTGTCAGATTTCTGGTCAGTTGTCTTACTGAACTTCTTCCGCTTGTTCTTTGGTTCAACTTGCATAGTgttaaaaagttcatgttttaactGCCTCTCCCTGGCCATGTATGCCTTTCACAAGTCACTACCACCACTTTGCACAGCTTTTATAAATGTGTCCTTTTCATTCTCAGGTTTTTCAACTGGCTAATTGAAAAGCTGTCGCCTATTCTTCTTTATGAGTTGAAAACTAAGTGGGTATGGAATCATGCATTCTGCCTTCTTCATTGGTAGCTGTGTAGTTTCCTGAATTGGTGCTCACACCCAAAGTTGGCCATGTGGGAGGAGTGGGTCCTTTGTTAGTCCGATTTCGATGGTGTCCTTGCATAGTTCCCACCTTCAAGAAAGTCCGCAGTACCGTGGTTTTGGTGTCTTCATTTGAGCATGACTCAATTTCATTGTCTCTCCATTCACTTAGTAGTTTGTCTGCACATTTCTTTAGTAGCAGGCTGGTCACTCATGCTAAAGTCTAATTTCTGCAGAGACTGCCACATTGTTTCAATCTCCAATAACTCTTGAATGTTATTCTGAATCAACTTTGGCACGTTCTACAAAGTGTGATTTTGTAACGTTATTTTGCAGCAGTCTCAGAAACTACTCTTTTAAAACCTAAGCTGACAATTTCACCATTgtccaaaaataataataataataataataataataataataatagtaattataatactactactactactactactaatagtaataataataataatagtgataaatgataataatagtaattataataataataaataataataataataatggtaattataataataataataataataataataataataataataatgataataataactttttttatgaaGATAACACATTAAGGCACATCAGtatcttgtttacattttttatatggTCTACAACTTTGACCAACTAAAGTATTCCCTATTATTAATACAGACCAAACCTAGCTTACCATTTAGTCTTAGGAATGAACATGTGAGGTCGTTTAAGTAGCAGTTCACAAGAACGTCTTTCTTCTTCAACAGCTGGTCTCGAACTCCCCAAGATCTGTGTGCGCTCCAGTGACGTCAGCACTTCATGAGTAAACAGATCAAAGAGTGCACTCGCACTACACTCAGCCCCTGTTTCTTTTGTTAGGACAGCACCGGGGTTGGTTGAAGACTGATCAAGATCACTGCTAGGGCTTGTCCAACCAGGGAGTTGAACGATCCACTGACGActacatcagtaaatatttaCTTCCAGCACTTCTGGTTGAGGCTACTTGGAGTAACCAACTGCAACTAGGTGTTGTGGGCTCAATTTTTGTAAACCTATCTTCTTCACCTCCCCCTCCCACCTAGTAGAAGAGGAAGGTAGCAAATCCTGTTTTTCAGGATACTGCATACAGCCTCCTACCATTGGTATACTCCCCAGATGTCCAGGTGTGGCGTGGCTTGCCTTCACATTTCCGAAGTATGGAAAGTCGGTCTCCAGGAGGAAACGTGATTCATCCTTGTTCTGCAAAGCTTGTATGGCGTTTTCCCCGGCGTTCAAGAATGAAGTAGTATACACAAAGTGGATATTGGGAAAGTGACTACTCCACTGGTCCACCGCATACTGGCTTCCAGAAAAGCAATGAAGGTGGATCCGCTGCTCAGTGGGGATGCAGCCTTTTAGTTGAAACAAAAGCTGCAACATGTCATCCCAGCATTGCGATTGTCCCACCTGTTATGGGGTACCAGGACATGATCTAGGCGAAGATACCTGAGGGCCCGATGGAGAACAGCATGTTGGATCCTCCATGTGGATGGCTGTGCAGTGTAGTCACTGCCTACTTCTCCCAAGGCGGAAACACCCGATAATGCCAATGCTGCTTCGAAAGTGAACCAATCTTTCTCCGTTAATTTTGCAGCATGTTTGGGGTGGATACCAACAGCTATCACAACACCTTGCTAAGGTAGTCAATCCACCTCTAGCTGAGTAGGGTAACTGTTCATATCACAGAAAACCGCTACTCCGCCAGTTACATTGACCTTGAGTGAAGGGGTACAGGGTGCCGAGTTGACAAGGGCCTGTAAATCATCTACCCCCATCTGAGCCCGTTCCGCTGTACGGTCAGCATGGAAATGGCTGTCCCATGCCATGGGGTTTTCCAAGCACTCCACAGTTGGAAAGGCCTTCCTCAAGTCCCCTACTTTGGACTGGTTTAGTAGACTGCAGATGACAATCTGAGCTCTCCAGTGGAACAATAAACCAGGGGTTGAAATAAGGGACAAAGAAAGCACCTCCGGATAAGGCACTTTAAGGGCATTACAGAGAGCCTCTACCGAGGCCTTACTCCTGTTGTTGAATTGGACCTTGTCTGCCCTAATTTGGCCCGCAAGGTCAATGAAATTAACCAGA
The Mya arenaria isolate MELC-2E11 chromosome 12, ASM2691426v1 DNA segment above includes these coding regions:
- the LOC128211349 gene encoding oocyte zinc finger protein XlCOF7.1-like, translated to MEKYFLTLLVTLEQETAIRDLFSNHKWELIFSDAEKCWQRLQGWEENSQSYPAAPVGVTSPGELASVAENEEKVYHTLEQAYLGSGTSPEQTNVAEDDCNSGEISAVKTMTPLQIDTCLSTLEHNTENYDKKTPNYNMDTDTDVNDDMSDQSFKRAASKIRLKTFKFSKNGKKAGVKLKKIKNSRKLKRENGMKYSCLDCSRNFTSKGHLATHKAINNGLCYFRCQYCEKIFYRKYNYQCHVRTHTHERPYICEHCGRGYVTAHKLNLHKRVHTGYKPCVCEQCGRAFHNLSALAKHREYHHTWKEQNLKFTCDICNTNFSSDAYLKYHKKVTHCLTREFQCSECEKFFKAEEHLKYHIKFTHAVKAVFRCNFCDKTFKSPSSLRKHVERHNTTREKKFQCTHCDKCFYEKYKLEQHENIHLGRKPFQCDMCEYSCAFSGNLSKHKKIHLKSNP